A single window of Rhizophagus irregularis chromosome 32, complete sequence DNA harbors:
- a CDS encoding uncharacterized protein (MEROPS:MER0114503) — protein sequence MSYPGQKYNEQYSNAGHSGLTSQPPPAPYYQQQNYPPHYSPPQDGYRPPGHSGYGVYVPPPGPPPSQGSYGFPPGPPPSQGSYPPPSGPPPSQGSYPPPSGPPPSQGSYPPPSGPPPSQGNYPPPPGPPPSRDGYAPPPYPPPQSSYASYPSTQAHYPSPTNPPQKVEKTFTHTEVKYELSYERPPLPPRNQQYQPLPGTPPQLPIRGYAPPPVTGRRRALLIGINYFGTPFELKGCINDVANVKSFLIELYNFREADMVILTDDQSDPKKIPNRENILSAMRWLVHDARPNDSFFFHFSGHGGQAQDLDGDEDDGYDETIMPSDFQKNGQIIDDIMHDIMVKPLPRGVRLTAIFDSCHSGTALDLPFIYSTQGKVKEANLLSEGSNAIKNAGMSYLRGDIGGIKTSLISFGKKATSGKSISEKNKRNKSSLADVISLSGCKDGQTSADAKNEMGQDTGAMSYALIKTLRDYRNKNVDISYQQMLNSVRVILSNKYSQKPQLSASHEMEMNSLFII from the exons atgagttacCCAGGACAAAAGTATAATGAACAGTACAGCAATGCTGGACATTCTGGTTTAACTTCTCAACCACCACCTGCTCCATATTATCAACAACAGAATTATCCACCTCATTATTCACCACCACAAGATGGTTACAGACCACCTGGACATAGTGGTTACGGTGTATATGTTCCTCCTCCAGGTCCTCCCCCTTCCCAAGGAAGCTATGGTTTTCCTCCAGGTCCTCCCCCTTCCCAAGGGAGTTATCCTCCCCCCTCAGGTCCTCCCCCTTCCCAAGGGAGTTATCCTCCCCCCTCAGGTCCTCCCCCTTCCCAAGGGAGTTATCCTCCCCCCTCAGGTCCTCCCCCTTCCCAAGGGAATTATCCTCCTCCCCCAGGTCCACCACCTTCACGAGATGGTTATGCTCCACCTCCGTATCCTCCGCCACAAAGTAGTTATGCTTCATACCCCTCAACACAAGCCCATTATCCTTCTCCTACCAATCCACCACAGAAAGTTGAAAAAACTTTTACGCATACAGAAGTTAAATATGAATTAAGTTATGAAAGACCTCCATTACCACCAAGAAATCAACAATATCAACCTCTCCCAGGAACTCCTCCTCAACTTCCTATTAGAGGATATGCACCACCACCGGTTACGGGTCGCAGGAGAGCTTTATTAATtggaattaattattttggtacaccatttgaattaaaagGATGTATAAACGATGTTGCTAATGTGAAGAGTTTcttaattgaattatataattttagagAAGCTGATATGGTCATTTTAACAGATGATCAAAgtgatccaaaaaaaattcctaataGAGAAAATATTTTGAGCGCAATGAGATGGTTAGTTCATGATGCACGACCAAATGATTCATTCTTTTTCCATTTCAGTGGTCATGGAGGTCAAGCACAAGATCTTGATGGAGATGAAGACGATGGTTACGATGAGACTATTATGCCATCAGATTTTCAGAAGAATGGGCAAATCATTGATGATATAATGCATGATATAATGGTGAAACCGCTTCCACGTGGTGTAAGATTAACGGCTATATTTGATTCTTGCCATTCTGGCACAGCACTTGATTTaccttttatatattcaacacAAGGAAAAGTGAAAGAAGCAAATCTTTTATCAGAAGGTAGTAATGCTATTAAGAATGCTGGTATGTCATATTTAAGAGGTGATATTGGCGGAATAAAGACAAGTTTGATTTCATTTGGTAAAAAGGCAACATCAGGAAAAAgtatttcagaaaaaaataaacgaaatAAATCAAGTCTTGCTGATGTAATTTCGTTGAGTGGATGCAAAGATGGTCAGACTTCTGCAGATGCAAAAAATGAAATGGGGCAAGACACTGGAGCTATGTCCTACGCATTAATCAAAAC ATTAAGAGATTATAGGAATAAGAATGTTGATATTTCATATCAACAAATGCTTAATTCTGTTAGAGTTATCCTTTCAAATAAATACTCTCAGAAACCACAATTAAGCGC ATCACATGAAATGGAGatgaattcattatttattatttaa
- a CDS encoding serine/threonine protein kinase AGC, with the protein MDTTVLTQTTQLSPNDIHTGLGKVKPYHSASDLFDNSSSELEDHLHFSTIPLDPDPMFGDMPYASSTTSSGNGSSVITSPAPSYISHLPSKLKNFFRLNGTSKKDSISSLNASGNNSPNTNGGLGEMGSSTSLSSILSNNSEKINNSVNGCSRNGSSLKTSNGKSRTIGPWFLKDGNNNQKLRRVASAPNTKALNEKNSSQSQSSQQMLGKYNNNENLSVPSRPLSEMKRSGTFKRTYSSNSIKIKRVEVGPNSFQKVKLLGKGDVGKVYLVKEKKTNKLYAMKVLSKKEMIKRNKIKRALAEQEILATSNHPFIVTLYHSFQSEDYLYLCMEYCMGGEFFRALQTRPGKCLLEEDAKFYAAEVIAALEYLHLMGFIYRDLKPENILLHQSGHIMLSDFDLSKQSHPANMPGIVKNSGTNAPPSIDTKSCIANLRTNSFVGTEEYIAPEVIKGCGHTSAVDWWTLGILIYEMLYGFTPFKGQNRNATFSNILRNEVYFPETANALQVSNLCRSLIKKLLCKDENRRLGSKAGASDVKAHAFFKNTQWALLRHATPPIIPQQSFGTDAINFRNIQESVSLDMEGEKIVVEVEGENPFEEFNSVTLHHDGDDDIVET; encoded by the exons ATGGACACTACTGTTCTTACCCAAACTACTCAATTGTCACCAAATGATATTCATACAGGACTTGGTAAAGTGAAGCCGTATCATAGTGCCTcggatttatttgataatagtTCAAGCGAATTGGAGGACCACTTACATTTCTCGACGATACCATTAGATCCTGATCCAATGTTTGGAGATATGCCATATGCTTCAAGTACAACAAGTAGTGGGAATGGTTCTTCAGTTATCACAAGTCCAGCACCATCTTACATTTCTCATTTACCCTCTAAATTAAAGAACTTTTTTAGACTTAATggtacaagtaaaaaggacTCTATTAGTTCTTTAAACGCCAGCGGAAATAATTCACCTAATACAAACGGAGGATTAGGAGAAATGGGATCCTCAACTTCTCTTTCATCAATTTTGTCAAATAATAGtgagaaaattaataatagtgtTAATGGTTGTTCACGAAATGGGTCATCATTAAAAACTTCTAATGGAAAAAGTAGAACAATTGGACCATGGTTTTTGAAAGACggaaataataatcaaaaattacgTAGGGTAGCTTCTGCTCCTAACACAAAAGCATTAAATGAGAAAAACTCTTCTCAATCACAATCATCACAACAAATGTTaggaaaatataataataatgaaaatttatctgTTCCATCTAGACCTTTATCAGAAATGAAACGGTCAGGAACTTTTAAAAGAACTTATTCCtcaaattctattaaaattaaaagagttGAAGTTGGTCCAAACAGTTttcaaaaagttaaattaCTAGGCAAGGGTGATGTTGGCAAAGTTTATTTGgttaaagagaaaaaaactaataaactaTATGCCATgaaag ttttatcGAAAAAGGAGATGATTAAACGTAATAAGATTAAGCGAGCCCTTGCCGAACAG GAAATTCTTGCGACATCAAATCATCCTTTTATTGTTACATTATATCATTCGTTTCAAAGTgaagattatttatatttatgtatgGAGTATTGCATGGGAGGAGAATTTTTTCGTG cctTGCAAACAAGACCTGGTAAATGTCTTTTAGAGGAAGATGCAAAATTCTACGCAGCTGAAGTTATTGCAGCCTtagaatatttacatttaatggGATTTATTTACAGAGATTTGAAACCTGAAa ACATATTATTGCATCAGTCAGGGCATATTATGTTATCAG ATTTTGACTTGTCAAAACAATCTCATCCCGCTAATATGCCCGGAATTGTAAAGAATAGTGGGACCAATGCT CCTCCATCGATAGATACTAAGTCATGTATTGCTAATTTAAGGACAAATTCGTTTGTAGGGACAGAAg aATATATTGCCCCTGaag TTATTAAGGGATGTGGACACACAAGCGCTGTCGATTGGTGGACGCTTGGGATATTAATATATGAGATGCtg tATGGATTTACACCTTTTAAAGGTCAAAATCGGAATGCTACATTTTCTAACATATTAAGAAATGAGGTCTACTTTCCGGAAACAGCCAATGCATTGCAAGTATCAAA TTTATGtagatcattaattaaaaaattactttgtaAAGATGAAAATAGAAGATTAGGATCAAAAGCAGGTGCATCAGATGTTAAAGCACATGCATTTTTTAAGAACACACAATGGGCTTTACTGAGACATGCTACTCCTCCAATTATACCCCAACAAAGTTTTGGTACTGATGCTATAAATTTTCGTAATATACAAGAAAGTGTTAGTTTAGATATGGAGGGTGAAAAGATTGTTGTTGAAGTTGAAGGTGAAAATCCCTTTGAAGAATTTAATAGCG taacATTACATCATGACGGAGACGATGATATTGTCGAGACATAG
- a CDS encoding atp2 beta subunit of the F1 sector of mitochondrial F1F0 ATP synthase → MNFLHRATSRFIRSKPTFSNNLSSLILLRNGVYPTAFKSRRFYASESNTGTIQAVIGAVVDVQFDEKSLPAILNSLEVQKNDGGRLVLEVSQHLGQNVVRTIAMDGTEGLVRGQEVVDTGSPIKIPVGPECLGRIINVIGEPIDERGPIKTKKLSPIHADAPEFVDQSTVPLVLETGIKVVDLLAPYAKGGKIGLFGGAGVGKTVLIQELINNIAKAHGGYSVFCGVGERTREGNDLYHEMIQTGVIQLEGKSKAALVFGQMNEPPGARARVALTGLTIAEYFRDEEGQDVLLFIDNIFRFTQAGSEVSALLGRIPSAVGYQPTLSTDMGGMQERITTTKKGSITSVQAVYVPADDLTDPAPATTFSHLDATTVLSRGIAELGIYPAVDPLDSKSRLLDPRVVGEEHYKVATDVQKILQDYKSLQDIIAILGMDELSEEDKQTVERARKIQRFLSQPFEVAQVFTGFEGRLVKLKDTIRSFKEILEGKCDDLPEGAFFMVGDIEDARRKAEVIIKELENQ, encoded by the exons ATGAATTTTCTTCACCGTGCAACGTCAAGGTTTATACGCAGCAAACCGACGTTTAGCAATAATTTATCTTCCTTAATTTTACTGAGAAATGGAGTATATCCTACAgcttttaaaa gtCGTCGTTTTTATGCCTCTGAATCTAACACTGGCACTATCCAAGCCGTTATTGGTGCCGTAGTAGACGTACAATTCGACGAAAAAAGTTTGCCTGCTATCTTGAATTCTTTAGAGGTTCAAAAAAACGATGGTGGTCGTCTTGTACTTGAAGTATCACAACATTTAGGACAAAATGTTGTTCGTACTATTGCTATGGACGGAACAGAGG GTCTTGTTCGCGGACAAGAAGTTGTGGATACAGGTTCACCAATCAAAATTCCTGTTGGTCCTGAATGTTTAGGACGTATTATCAATGTCATTGGTGAACCTATTGATGAACGAGGTCCaattaaaaccaaaaaattatCTCCAATTCACGCCGATGCACCAGAATTCGTTGATCAATCTACAGTGCCATTGGTTCTTGAAACTGGTATTAAAGTTGTAGATTTATTGGCTCCTTATGCTAAAGGCGGTAAAATCGGTCTTTTCGGCGGTGCCGGCGTCGGAAAGACTGTATTGATTCAAGAACTTATCAATAATATTGCCAAAGCCCATGGTGGTTATTCGGTATTTTGTGGAGTAGGAGAACGTACTCGTGAAGGCAATGATTTGTATCATGAAATGATTCAAACAGGCGTAATTCAACTTGAGGGTAAATCTAAGGCTGCTCTCGTGTTCGGTCAAATGAATGAACCACCAGGTGCACGTGCTCGTGTCGCTTTAACTGGTCTTACTATTGCCGAATACTTCCGTGACGAAGAAGGACAAGATGTATtactttttattgataatattttccGTTTCACCCAAGCTGGTTCCGAAGTATCTGCTTTATTAGGTCGTATTCCTTCCGCTGTAGGTTATCAACCTACCTTaag tacTGATATGGGTGGTATGCAGGAAAGAATTACAACAACAAAGAAAGGATCAATCACTTCCGTACAAGCCGTATATGTACCGGCTGACGATTTGACTGATCCAGCTCCAGCTACAACCTTCAGTCATTTGGATGCAACTACTGTATTATCGCGTGGTATAGCCGAACTTGGTATTTATCCTGCTGTAGATCCCCTTGATTCAAAATCTCGTTTATTGGATCCTCGTGTTGTCGGGGAAGAACATTATAAAGTTGCTACAGACGTTCAAAAGATTCTTCAAGATTATAAATCTTTGCAAGATATTATTGCCATTTTGGGTATGGACGAATTATCAGAAGAAGATAAA CAAACTGTCGAACGTGCAAGAAAAATCCAAAGATTCTTG AGTCAACCATTTGAAGTTGCTCAAGTTTTCACCGGTTTTGAAGGACGGCTcgttaaattaaaagatactATTCGTTCGTTTAAAGAAATCTTGGAAGGTAAATGTGACGACCTACCCGAAGGAGCTTTCTTTATGGTCGGTGATATTGAGGATGCCAGAAGAAAAGCAGAAG TCATCATAAAGGAATTGGAAAATCAATAA